The Verrucomicrobiota bacterium genomic interval AAACACGGCCTCCACCGAACATCCATCGCAGCCGGCGCGAATCAGGGAACGGTCAGCCCGCTCGCCCAGCACCAGGTTGAGCGCGCCAATGATGATGGATTTGCCCGCGCCGGTCTCACCCGTAATGGCGTTGAAGCCGGGTTGCAGTTCGACCGTCAGGTCTTCCACCAAGGCCAAGTTTCGTATGCGCAACGTCGTCAGCATGACACAATGCTACCGCGCAAACTTTGGCCGTTGGCCGGCGTTTGCGCAAGCACGAAAGCCCTTGCCCAAAGCTAATAAGCCAGCAACCGATAGAACCGATATGGGCCCGAAGCTGGGATATTTGAGAACGTGGTCGTGGCGGCCCCGTTGGTTATAAAAATCGAAGGCAGCCAGACCTTCAGATCAGAAGAAACCTGCACTTGGAATACTTGGCCGGGATCGCCAGTAACAGTGGATTGAAAGAAATTTCCGGGCACCTTCAGGGAATTGCTTAGACGGATGATGGTCAGGGATCGTTGCGGCAGATAGGAAACGCTGACCAGCCGGTTGGTCAAACCCTGAATGACAGTCATGGCCGTGGAGGAGTTGTTGGTATTAAGCACATTGAACCGGAGATCCGTGTACCCAAGGTTCGTCAACGTGGCCAGGCTGTCTATGTTTGCCAGGCTGTTGGAGCTTAGATAAAGCCAGCGCAAAGCGGCCATTCCGGAAAGACTGCGAAGGTCGCTGATGGAATTCCCGTCCAAAACCAGGCTCTGCAAATTGGTCAGTCCCGCCAACGGTGAGAGGTCCGAGATCGCATTGTTTGCCAGCCCAAGACTATACATCTGCCGCAAGGGAGCAAGGAAGGCAAGGTTGGTGATGTGGTCGTCGTTGGCGTAAAAACTGCTCAGGTTGGTCAGTTGGGAAACGGGTACGAAATTTTGAATGTGCGTATTGCCCACTCCAAGGCTGTAGAGCGTCAGGTTGTTCGTGAGCGGAGCGAGGTCGGTGAGCGGAGTTTGATTCAGGGTGAGAATGTTGAGAATCGTCATGTTCGACGTGAAATCCAGCCGGGTGATCGGCGTGCCATCCAAATACAGGTAGGAGAGGTGGGGGAAGTTGGCGAGCAAGTCGGCGTTGGTGAACGGATTATTTTGCAAGCTCAACACTTCAAGATCCAGTCCAACCATCGGCGCTAGGTTGTCAATGTGATTATCGCTCAGATCCAGAAAAAGCACCTGCGGCAAATTCGTGAGACAGGAGATGTCCCGGAGGCTGTTTGCGGGGGCGTCCAGCTCATACAACGCGGGAAGCTTGAGATTTGCCGGGAAGTTGGAAATTGCATTGTATCCTACGTTCAACCGCGTGAGCAGGGTCAGATTGGTGACGCTGGCGAGATCGGTGATCATGTCGTTGTACAATTCCAGATCGAGCAACTGAGGCAAGGGAGCGAGAAAACTCAGGTCGGGGAGCGGGTAATTATCAACGACAAGACTGGTGAGCTTGGTCAGGGCTCCCAGACGATTGGGGTTCAGCAGCGGCGTATTCCCGTTGACACCTGAGATTCGCAAGATGGTCAAATTGACGGCATACTGAATGCCCTCCAAGTCCAGCGCGGGATCGCCCCAATTGGCGTTCACATCCAGATTCGTGAGCGTGGCCATATCAACGGGTGAAATGTCTCCGGAGGATTTGCCCAGGCTTTGGCGAATGGCACTCTCCAGGCTGGCATTGGGAAAGTTCACCACGGTGACCACTTGAAGGCGAGCCTCATCGCTATAAACGCGCCCCCCGAATTCATCGGTCACCACCGCATAGTATCCCCCCGCATCCCCAACGAGTGTGTTGGAGATGGTGAGCAGGCTGTTGGTAGCCCCAGCCACACGGGCATCGTTGGTTAGACGGACGTCATTGAGATACCATTGATAATACAAGACCGGCGGAACATTGGTGGTGCTGGCCAAGACCTGAAAGGCCGTGTTCCCGCCAAGGCCCACGCCCGCATCAAACGGTTGCCGGGTGATAATCGGGCACAGATTCTGCGGGAGAAACGTCACGTTCACACTGCGCTGGCTAAGCGACTGGATGATATTGGTGGCGATTGAGCCCGGACTAAGGTCAAGGTCATTACCGCTGACATCCACTTGGTAGAGATTGCTGATCGTGAGCAAGGTGGAGATGTTCGCCAGTTGATTGCCCTGGAGATTCAGATAAGCAAGATTGGCTTTATTGGTTAACGGGCCCAGACGAAAAATCCGGTTTCCGGACAGGCTAAGGTTGTTCAAAAGGGTAAGTGAACTCAGGGGGGCCAGGTTCGTGATCAAGTTGTAATTGGCGCTGAGATTGTAAAGATTCGTCAATCCACTGATCGGAGTAAGATCGAACACCTGATTATTGTCAAAGGTCAGATCGTTCAAGTTCGGCAATATTGCCAGCGGAGCCAGATTGGATAGTTGGTTGACGCCCAGGTTCAAAGTAGAGAGGTTGCTCAAAGCGGCCAGCGGTGGGAGGATGCCAATGGCGTTGCCGTGAGCGTCGAGGAATGTCAACGCCACACAATTGGTCAGCGGGGAAAGATCCGATACGACATTATCGTTGAGCGTGAGAGACTGAAGATTCTTTAGCGCCGCAATGGGAGCGAGGTTGGTAATCGCGTTGCGTTGCAGATCAAGCAAGGTCATGGCCGTGAGATTGGTCAGCGGCGAAAGGTCCGCTAACGTATTATTATAGCCAAGGTCCAATTCTCGCAAACGGGTCAGGCCTGACAAAAAGGTGATATTGGAAATTACATCACCGCTAAGACCGAGGGCCGCGAGTTGGGTCATGGCGGACAGCGTCGTGATATTGGTCGCTGGATTCCCACGAAGATACAGACTGGTCAAGTTGGTCAGCGCCAAAACCGGAGTTACATCGCCAATATCATTATAACTGGCATTGAACCATTGCAGGTGAGGCATGGTGGCAGCAAATTCCATATTGAGAAGCCCGTTGAAGCTAATGTCCAGATTTGTCATGTGTACCAGCGTGCCCAAGGGCGTGGGGTCGGTGAACGAGTTCACGAGCAGTCCCACCCATTGCAAATTGGTCATACCGGTCAGCGGAGTGATGTCCGCGATCTGATCCCAGTATATAAAGGCCCGCCAAAGCTTGTGCAAATTCGTGATGAACGCAAGGTCGGTGTGCGGATTGAACGCCAGCGAGAGTTGGGTCAGGTTGGTGAGCCCGGCGATACCCGAGTAATTGGTAATGGTATTGCCGTTTAAATCGAGCAGGTCCAGATTCCGGGCGTTTTCCAAGCCAGTGGTATCGCCAATCCCCAGGTTACTGCCGTTCAGGTTGGTCAAAGTCAGCATCTGCGCGGCAGTAATCGGCCCGACCGGAATCCCAAGCTGATTCCGCACTGCGCTTTCCATGTTCGGGTCGGGGAACGTGACCGTTTGGGCGTTTACCGC includes:
- a CDS encoding leucine-rich repeat domain-containing protein, with translation MAGLVVAGIVLLQPSAVNAQTVTFPDPNMESAVRNQLGIPVGPITAAQMLTLTNLNGSNLGIGDTTGLENARNLDLLDLNGNTITNYSGIAGLTNLTQLSLAFNPHTDLAFITNLHKLWRAFIYWDQIADITPLTGMTNLQWVGLLVNSFTDPTPLGTLVHMTNLDISFNGLLNMEFAATMPHLQWFNASYNDIGDVTPVLALTNLTSLYLRGNPATNITTLSAMTQLAALGLSGDVISNITFLSGLTRLRELDLGYNNTLADLSPLTNLTAMTLLDLQRNAITNLAPIAALKNLQSLTLNDNVVSDLSPLTNCVALTFLDAHGNAIGILPPLAALSNLSTLNLGVNQLSNLAPLAILPNLNDLTFDNNQVFDLTPISGLTNLYNLSANYNLITNLAPLSSLTLLNNLSLSGNRIFRLGPLTNKANLAYLNLQGNQLANISTLLTISNLYQVDVSGNDLDLSPGSIATNIIQSLSQRSVNVTFLPQNLCPIITRQPFDAGVGLGGNTAFQVLASTTNVPPVLYYQWYLNDVRLTNDARVAGATNSLLTISNTLVGDAGGYYAVVTDEFGGRVYSDEARLQVVTVVNFPNASLESAIRQSLGKSSGDISPVDMATLTNLDVNANWGDPALDLEGIQYAVNLTILRISGVNGNTPLLNPNRLGALTKLTSLVVDNYPLPDLSFLAPLPQLLDLELYNDMITDLASVTNLTLLTRLNVGYNAISNFPANLKLPALYELDAPANSLRDISCLTNLPQVLFLDLSDNHIDNLAPMVGLDLEVLSLQNNPFTNADLLANFPHLSYLYLDGTPITRLDFTSNMTILNILTLNQTPLTDLAPLTNNLTLYSLGVGNTHIQNFVPVSQLTNLSSFYANDDHITNLAFLAPLRQMYSLGLANNAISDLSPLAGLTNLQSLVLDGNSISDLRSLSGMAALRWLYLSSNSLANIDSLATLTNLGYTDLRFNVLNTNNSSTAMTVIQGLTNRLVSVSYLPQRSLTIIRLSNSLKVPGNFFQSTVTGDPGQVFQVQVSSDLKVWLPSIFITNGAATTTFSNIPASGPYRFYRLLAY